The following DNA comes from Hordeum vulgare subsp. vulgare chromosome 3H, MorexV3_pseudomolecules_assembly, whole genome shotgun sequence.
CGGTGCCACAATAGGTTGGTTACTTTTTTCAAACAGGTGAAATCATCGCTTATTTATTTTTTCGAACTGATGAGGTCTCGGCTTCCTAAGTGGCTTGAATTTTTCGACCAGGCACATGTATTGGAATTTGCCCAGTATGTACAAGTGGATATTCTTGTTTTCCTATTGAAAAGAGTATAATAACAGAGAGTCTTGTTTTCCTATTGAAAAGAGTATAATAACATAGAGACTCAAAGATTACCTATTTAGAGAAGCAACCCATCGAGCTGCTTGTGCACTAGTATAAATACACAACTCACGGTGACAGCAAATCTCATCCATCATTACACACACGCACTTCTTTCCTCCATTTCCTAAGGCAGCATTAGCGATGGCGTACTCACCAAAGCTAGCTGCTACACTGCTCTTAGCTCTCGCGTCTGCCATGGTCGTCACCGCCCAGAATGAGCCCGAAGACATGCTGATCGCCCACAACGAAGTGCGCGCCACCGTCGGCGTGGGGCCGCTGACGTGGGACCCCATAGTGGCGGCGTATGCACAGTCGTACGCGGAGAAGCGCCGCGCCGACTGCCAGTTAATACCATCTCCGGAGGTCCGCCCATACGGAGAGAACCTTTTTCGGGGTGGGACCGAATGGAATGCAGTGGACGCAGTGTTTTACTGGGCGTCCGGGAAGCAGTACTACGACCACGCCACCAACACTTGCTCGGCACCTACGGGTGAGTCGTGCGATCGATACCTGGAGTTGGTGTGGAGGGACACGAAGGCCATAGGCTGTGGCGCTGTCCCCTGTGACGGCAACGTTGGCGTGTTTGTCATCTGCTGCTACAGCCCGCCGCACATGGTCGGGCAGATTCCATACTAGGCTACGTACCaagtatgcatgcatgcacgtagcAACGTATTACACAAATAAATAATTAAGGGATACTCCTAGGGCTGGTCATTAATTATCGGGTAccgatatgtgtgtgtgtgaccagAATCCCTCCTCCCTTCACTCTTGTATCGTTCCGGGCTTTGATTGTTTTTGTATTAGTCTCATGCATTCGTTTGTATTTGAGATTGTTATTCCGGTTGTATCCAGGCTGTGCTATGCATGGGTCTCTAGTGTAGTAGGAACGAGAAAAGCCCTTAAGTTCAAACATCATGTTTGTGTTGCTAGAGAACAAAATTTACATTTTACTTATACTTTAAATAATCTTATTTCtgcaatttattttaaaaataaaataagaaactgTTTCAAGGAAACTAAGAATAGTTTTTAGTGGCATTGTCGTGATGCTTATTGAAGGTTGTGTAGCAACGATACCTAAATTTTTTCACATGACATGCGTTGATTTCTGGCATTAATTTGGATAACATAACAAATAATAATACACTACTTTGTTAATACAGCAAGCTCTTATGAAAAGTTCTTGTTAATCAGAATGTAAGTTAAAGACCGAGTATTTCAAAAAGAGACGGTTacactcactagtagaaaacgggcctttggcctggaccatttagtcccggcctgcctctgggccgggactaaaggcccggccacgtcgccccaattctcatatcctctctcgaggctttagtcccggcccgtaaggagcctttagtcccggttcgtgtcccaaaccgggactaaagggctacgcggtgggcagcccgcatgtgcgccacctttagtcccggtttgtgtctcaaaccgggactaaagtcctctgcctatatatagcacagcccccctctcccctcttcgttgcatttttcttggatggaggattgtgggtgggtgcttgctctccactttttttgatgcactagaggtgtttgttggaatgtgtgttagagcgatgccgcttcagttcaccgaacacaactacgatatgagatgcccgagccacgcttaaacctcttcctctttatttctacttattctaaaaggttagcaactatatttcctcgtttagaccgtggagtactaatttttaggatcgtgattgtatttgatatactgtcgtataacgcagatgagccatccatggatgtacggtgatcgacgcacaaccgcttacacagaaggcgtgcattcttttcgagatgcagccgatgcgaacaagcatgatggtggctatatgttttgtccatgtgttgaatgttggaatgagaaggattacacttcctcaagagtcattcagagcaacCTGCTTCGGTccagttttatgtcgggctataatgtttggaccaagcacggagaaagaggggttatgatggaagacgacgatgaagaagaagataacgatgatgacaactaccgatctatgttccctgagtatgctgataccgcaatggaagacaatgaagaagaagatcaggatgaagaacgggaaccagatgagcccgctgatgatcttggccgggtcatttctgatgcacggcgaggttgcgacacggaaaaggagaggttgcagttcgagcagatgttacaggaccacaacaaattgttgtacccaacttgtgaagatggccagaagaagctgggtagcacactggaattgctgaagtggaaggcagagaccggtgtgactgactcatcattcgaaaagttgctggtactgatgaagaagatgcttccaagaaagaacgaattgcccgccagcacgtacgaagcaaaaaagcttgtctgccctctaggattagacgtgcagaagatacatgcatgccctaatgactgcatcctctaccgcggtgagaagtacgagaatatggataaatgcccggtatgcactttaTTGCGGTatcagatcagaaaagatgaccctggtgatattgagggcgagccacccaggaagagggttgaaacgtttgttcagaaataaagatcatgcgaagttattgcgatggcacatggaagatcgtatgaaagacgataagttgaggcacaccgctgatggtccgcagtggagaaaaattgagagagagttcccgagatttgcagctgacgcaaggaacttatggttaggtctgagtacagatggcatgaatccttttggggagcagagttgcagtcacagcacctggcccgttactctatgtaactacaaccttcctccttggttgtgcatgaagcggaagttcattatgatgccaatgttatacaaggtccaaagcaacccggcaacgatattgatgtgtacctaaggccattagttgatgaacttttacagctgtgggccgaaccaggtgtacgtgtgtgggacgagcacaaacaagaggaatttgaccttcgagcgttgcttttcgtaaccatcaatgattggcctgctcttggtaacatttcaggacagtcaaacacgggatacaatgcatgcacgcactgtttggatcagacagaaagtatatatctcgacaactgtaggaagaatgtgtatccgtacaatcgtcattttcttccgcccaagcatcccttaaagaaaaaaggcaagcatttcaatggcaaggcagaaccccgggggaagcctgtcatctgtactggtgttgaagtatttgatatggtcaaagatttaaaagtaatctttggaaagggtcctggcagccaacctgttcctaacggccctgataagcgcgtacccatgtggaagaagaaatctatattttgggagctaccctactgggaagtccatgaggtccgctcggcaatcgacgtgatgcacctgacgaagaatctctccgtgaatattctaggcttcgtgggcttgtatgggaagtcaaaagatacaccggaagcacgggaggaccaggaacgtcataaaggaagagatggcatgcatccagggcagtttcaagggcgtgccagctacgctcttactaaggaagagaaggaaatcttctttgaagtcctgttcagtatcaaggtcccgactggcttcttgtcgaatataaagggaatcgtaaatatgaaagacaaaaaattccaaaacctaaagtctcataactgccacgtgcttatgacgcaattgcttccggttgcattgaggggaattctaccagaaaatgttcgcctggcaattgtgaaggtatgtgcattcctcaatgcaatttctcagaaggtaatcgatcgagaaagtctatcagggttacagattgatgtggtccaatgtctggtcagctttgagttgttgttcccgccatccttcttcaatataatgacacacctcctagttcacctagtcgaagagattagaattctcggtcctgtgtttctacacaatatgttccccttcgagaggttcatgagagtcttaaagaaatatgttcgtaatcgtgctaggccagaaggaagcatctccaagggctatggaacagaggaggtcattgagttttgtgtggactttcttcgtgaccttaagccgattggtgttcctgaatctcggtatgagggtaggctgacaggaaaaggcacactaggaaggaaagcaaaagtatgtatggacggacattctttctctcaagcacactacacagttctacacaattccaccgtggtggctccgtatatcgtgagacacaagaatattctacgctccgaaaactcggggaaggctgactcttggattaaaggggaacacgagaaggctttcggcagttggttgcagacacatctcatgaatgacgacaccgttgaagatgagctgtactgtttggccaggccaccatcttcgactatatgtactttccaagggtatgagataaaagggaatacattttacacggttgctcaagataaaaagagcaccaaccaaaatagtggtgtccgctttgatgcaacagacgagaatgggcactgtttggaaacatattacgggtacatagaggagatatgggaacttgactatggacctacttttaagatccctttatttcgatgcaaatgggtgaagctgacaggaggcggggtagttgtagaccaaaagtacggcatgacaacagtggatctcaacaatcttgcgtacatggacgaaccatttgtcctagccaatgatgtcgctcaggttttctatgtgaaggacatgtctacattaacgagaaaaagaaatcagcaaaagaagatatcgtccgatgagccaaaacgccacatagttctttcagggaaaagaaacatcgtgggagtagatgacaagacagacatgtcagaagattataataagtttcatgaaattcctcccttcaaagtgaaaactaacccaagcatcctactgaatgatgaagattctccatggctacgcccgagaagaaaacagaaataatagataagaatattggtgcaataatgtaataatgtattaaaccttttatgtaatgcatgtatggaatgtactaaatttcaaacagttttcattttcatagtatccatgtaagagataagttctcgttcgaaaccctgatacttcgagagagattgtccgttttgtacacgaagtgcatccagtttttgtcgtagccctctcaactttttaacacatgctatgtgggtgaaatgatgatagcatgccaacttttaacattttcagagttcatttgtagtgcttttcaatttcagggtcaactaactcaaaaaaagaagtaaatgcacgaaatataccaaatgaagtcagaaattgttgaaattttgtgatgtgcctttgaatggtgcattttgaacacgcaaaaagtatggagttcaaataagttcaaaaaaataaaatccctttgtaagagatgagttctcgttcgaaaccctgatacttcgagagagattgtccgttttgtacacgaagtgcatccagtttttgtcgtagccctctcaactttttaacacatgctatgtgggtgaaatgatgatagcatgcaaactttcaacattttcagagttcatttgtagtgcttttcaatttcagggtcaactacctaaaaaaaataagtaaatgcacgaaataaaccaaatgaagtcagaaattgttgaaattttgtgatgtgcctttgaatggtgcattttgaacacaccaaaagtatggagttcaaaaaaatgaaatccctttgtaagagataagttctcgttcgaaaccctgatacttcgagagagattgtccgttttgtacacggggtgcatccagtttttgtcgtagccctctcaactttttaacacatgctatgtgggtgaaatgatgatagcatgccaactttcaacattttcagagttcatttgtagtgcttttcaatttcagggtcaactagctcaaaaaaataagtaaatgcacgaaatataccaaatgaagtcagaaattgttgaaattttgtgatgtgcctttgaatggtgcattttgaacacacaaaaagtatggagttcaaataagttcaaaaaaatgaaatccctttgtaagagatgagttctcgttcgaaaccctgatacttcgagagagattgtccgttttgtacacgaagtgcatccagtttttgtcgtagccctctcaactttttaacacatgctatgtgggtaaaatgatgatagcatgccaactttcaatattttcagagttcatttgtagtgcttttcaatttcagggtcaactagctcaaaaaaaataagtaaatgcacaaaatataccaaatgaagtcagaaattgttgaaattttgtgatgtgcctttgaatggtgcattttgaacacacaaaaagtatggagttcaaataagttcaaaaaaccattgcagaacatatgaccaaattaatacaagttcatcatcacattaaagccaaagaacagtagtgatcaaatgttattattgtaaaaaataaatacataaagttctctcataaaacaacatacaactatgtaaaacatttaaatgaaacaacaaacgcgatcaaaatcgcaactaaggtaacaattgacccaacagcataatgataccaagcctctttatcaatgacatattttctaatattcctaatcttcaagcgcatttcatccatcttcaagcgcattgcatccatcttcaaccgcatcgcatcaattttcatcttgcgatcatcgatgacatcggcgacatgcaactccagttccatattcttatcctcaattattttcaattttttcttcaagtatttgttttctttttcaaccaaatttaacttctcgacaagaatttttatgtgggttggaatttccggttcacatacctcctagatttaaaaaatatatgtcacattggtcgtcatagttgtcataaacactaaataaaacatatagttataaaagataatatataccacatccgaatcatagacaggacgagggccgacggaggcggataccaaaaccatcgcactatataataacaaaaaataatgaaagtgagtaatttatacaagtatgtatctaaatcatacaagtaagattttttttgattttaaaaagaagataagaacaagaggctcaccacggtggtactCGCAGTtgatgcacggccaaacctagacaaatattaaggaaaatggagcttggaggtcgagcttggagaggagaaagcttaagtagagtggctcgggcatttcatcgaacacgtcatgtgcatgaactagagtggcaagagcatggcatggtcacacttcaacaattaAAAACCATGGGATAtggcgggcaggggcgagggtttatatcggcaacactttagtcccggttcttgccacgccccgggactaaaggcccctgcttcccgccttctggtctgcccgaaaaagggcctttagtcccgggtcgtggctccacccgggactaaagaccccctttagtcccggttcttgccacgccccgggactaa
Coding sequences within:
- the LOC123441156 gene encoding pathogenesis-related protein 1-like, whose product is MAYSPKLAATLLLALASAMVVTAQNEPEDMLIAHNEVRATVGVGPLTWDPIVAAYAQSYAEKRRADCQLIPSPEVRPYGENLFRGGTEWNAVDAVFYWASGKQYYDHATNTCSAPTGESCDRYLELVWRDTKAIGCGAVPCDGNVGVFVICCYSPPHMVGQIPY